One window of the Penaeus monodon isolate SGIC_2016 chromosome 1, NSTDA_Pmon_1, whole genome shotgun sequence genome contains the following:
- the LOC119576524 gene encoding uncharacterized protein LOC119576524, which translates to MEKAGVIEPSVSPWISPVVLVRKKDGSHQMTDQFCRMPNASQTFQSTINLVFASVLDKHTAAYLDDIVVFSRGLQHLKDLKETIDLIHAACLRLNPDKCEVAVRCFKFFGHIISEEGILPDSKDAKGSFDKLKGALVSAPVLCNSCYEKLFEVHTDTSKVAVGTCLMQRDNSAIASVHIETLDPTLLRAEQNKDSLIQEIITYLEGGQLPKSKLPTSLCEFEISLGVLYHLREQSDRLLRRVVVTVQLQLTKHFVTECQESQIRKGCASKNAPLASAPEVSHPLERVSADLMQLPRSSRGNLYVLVIVDHLSRFVELIPLPNKKAHTIAEAFIDGYFTICGIPLELQTDEAGEFDNKLMALVCELLIQFRVTVPYHPQTNGVVERTNRAIKSALIAICTHNVRTWDDYLLQVRFALNTSIHGTVMDQPLYLFIGHHVDIPVGLAKPPVYDDDSPIAMLRERLEEAWKAAQEASRIARQGWTREYVSGRTFPCKKTH; encoded by the exons ATGGAGAAAGCTGGAGTGATAGAGCCATCAGTGAGCCCTTGGATTTCGCCAGTTGTACTTGTGAGGAAGAAAGATGGTTCT CACCAGATGACAGACCAGTTCTGCAGAATGCCGAATGCATCTCAGACCTTCCAGAGTACAATTAACCTCGTGTTTGCAAGTGTTCTTGATAAGCATACTGCTGCTTATTTGGACGACATTGTTGTCTTTTCCAGAGGGTTACAACATCTCAAAGATTTGAAAGAAACCATAGATTTAATCCATGCTGCTTGCCTAAGGCTAAATCCAGACAAATGTGAGGTTGCAGTACGCTGCTTCAAGTTTTTCGGACACATCATTTCCGAGGAGGGAATACTACCAGACTCTAAGGATGCAAAAGGT TCATTCGACAAGCTTAAGGGTGCTCTGGTTTCTGCCCCAGTCCTGTGTAACTCATGTTATGAGAAGCTTTTTGAGGTACACACTGATACTTCTAAAGTGGCTGTAGGTACTTGTCTTATGCAACGGGATAATTCAG CCATTGCATCGGTACATATTGAAACTCTGGACCCAACATTGCTCAGGGCAGAACAAAATAAAGACTCGTTAATACAGGAAATCATCACCTACTTAGAAGGTGGACAGTTGCCAAAAAGTAAGCTTCCAACATCTCTCTGCGAGTTTGAAATTAGTCTTGGTGTTCTTTATCATCTCCGTGAGCAGAGTGATCGCCTTCTTCGACGTGTTGTAGTAACAGTACAACTTCAGCT GACTAAGCATTTTGTTACAGAATGCCAAGAGTCTCAGATCCGGAAGGGCTGTGCTTCAAAGAATGCACCCCTTGCTTCAGCACCTGAAGTCAGTCATCCTTTGGAGCGCGTCTCGGCTGATCTTATGCAATTACCACGGTCTTCACGTGGAAATCTCTACGTGTTGGTAATAGTAGACCACCTTAGCCGCTTTGTAGAGCTGATACCTTTGCCAAACAAAAAGGCTCATACAATTGCTGAAGCCTTCATAGATGGTTATTTTACTATTTGTGGGATACCTCTGGAGCTACAAACAGATGAGGCCGGTGAATTTGATAACAAGCTTATGGCTCTTGTATGTGAGTTACTCATCCAGTTCAGAGTGACAGTGCCATATCATCCACAGACAAACGGGGTAGTAGAGAGGACAAATAGAGCAATCAAGTCTGCTCTGATCGCAATATGCACACATAATGTCCGCACTTGGGATGATTACCTTCTCCAGGTAAGATTTGCCCTGAATACCAGTATTCATGGAACTGTAATGGATCAACCACTCTACCTTTTTATAGGCCATCATGTAGATATTCCTGTAGGATTGGCAAAGCCACCTGTGTATGATGATGATTCTCCTATCGCGATGCTTCGGGAACGTTTAGAAGAAGCTTGGAAAGCAGCACAAGAAGCCTCCCGCATCGCTCGGCAAGGATGGACAAGAGAATACGTATCCGGAAGAACCTTTCCTTGCAAGAAGACTCATTAG